Proteins from one Tenrec ecaudatus isolate mTenEca1 chromosome 8, mTenEca1.hap1, whole genome shotgun sequence genomic window:
- the ADAMDEC1 gene encoding ADAM DEC1, with protein sequence MSLALLSILCLIVQTQAITKKETTKLKLYEVVRPQKLHILHKRELTDEQIEDHGKQEGYEPEVQYQFTLNGEELILHLQKTKHLLRPDYAETYYSPRGEETATTPQNMEHCFYGGHIQNEKGSVASINACDGLRGYFTHQDQRYMIKPLKSTDQEEHAIFIDNQEDFDPAHRTCGVRNVGRKRGLTRTPRSLNSSEQEDFLKAEKYIDLFLVLDNAFYNIYNGNLTLIRSFVFDVMNLLNVIYSTIDVKVSLVGLEIWSDADKIKVVPNAGTTFNNFLKWHRSNLARKKIHDHSQLLSGIAFSNRRVGMAASNSLCSASSVAVIEGKRKNNVALVAVMSHELGHVLGMPDVPYSTKCPSGSCVMNQYLSSKFPKDFSTTSRSHFQRYLLSQKPKCILKAPLSKNILTMPVCGNKLLEVGEDCDCGSPKECVNSCCEARTCKLKPGNDCVRDTMTNIVE encoded by the exons ATGTCTCTGGCCCTGCTCTCCATACTCTGCCTCATTGTTCAAACCCAAG CAATCaccaaaaaggaaacaacaaaatTAAAGCTCTATGAAGTGGTTCGTCCTCAGAAACTACACATTTTACACAAAAGGGAACTAACGGACGAGCAGATAGAGGATCATGGCAAACAG GAAGGATACGAGCCGGAAGTCCAATATCAGTTTACATTAAATGGAGAAGAACTCATTCTTCACCTGCAAAAAACAAA GCATCTGTTGAGACCAGACTACGCGGAAACATATTACTCACCAAGAGGAGAGGAGACCGCCACGACCCCTCAGAACATG GAACACTGTTTTTATGGAGGGCATATCCAAAATGAAAAAGGCTCTGTTGCCAGCATCAATGCTTGTGATGGGCTGAG GGGGTACTTCACACATCAGGATCAGAGATACATGATAAAGCCTCTGAAGAGCACAGACCAGGAAGAACATGCTATCTTCATAGATAACCAGGAAGACTTTGATCCAGCTCATCGCACATGTGGTGTGAGGAACGTTGGAAGGAAACGAGGCCTAACCCGAACCCCCAGGTCACTCAATAGCTCAGAA CAAGAGGACTTTCTCAAGGCTGAGAAATACATTGATCTCTTCTTGGTGCTGGATAATGCCTTT tataatatatataatggaaATCTAACTTTAATAAGGAGTTTTGTATTTGATGTGATGAACCTTCTCAATGTG ATTTATAGCACCATCGATGTTAAAGTGTCTTTGGTAGGTCTGGAAATCTGGTCTGACGCTGACAAGATAAAAGTGGTACCCAATGCAGGAACTACATTTAACAATTTCCTGAAATGGCATCGTTCTAACCTGGCGAGAAAGAAGATCCATGACCACAGTCAGCTCCTGAG TGGGATTGCCTTCAGCAATCGGCGTGTAGGAATGGCAGCATCCAATTCCCTGTGCTCTGCATCTTCAGTAGCTGTTATTGAG GGTAAGAGAAAGAACAATGTGGCTCTTGTGGCAGTGATGTCACATGAGTTGGGCCATGTCCTTGGGATGCCTGATGTTCCATATAGCACCAAATGTCCTTCTGGAAGTTGTGTGATGAATCAGTATCTGAG TTCAAAGTTTCCGAAGGATTTCAGCACAACCAGTCGCTCACATTTTCAAAGGTACCTTTTATCTCAGAAACCGAAGTGCATCCTGAAAGCACCGCTTTCCAAAAACATACTAACGATGCCAGTGTGTGGGAACAAACTTCTGGAAGTGGGAGAAGATTGCGATTGTGGTTCTCCTAAG GAATGTGTTAATTCTTGCTGTGAGGCCCGGACCTGCAAATTAAAACCCGGAAACGACTGTGTGAGAGACACTATGACCAATATCGT AGAGTGA